From the genome of Gracilibacillus salitolerans, one region includes:
- a CDS encoding flotillin family protein: MDFLIVIGVVVAVILAFAILFAARYKTVGADDAMIVTGSFLGSKNVHRTDDGGGIKIVRGGGAFILPIFQQKENISLRSHSLDISTPNVYTENGVPVMADGTAIIKVQSTTEGIATAGEQFLGKDNSELRKEAQEVLEGHLRAILGTMTVEEIYKNRERFAQEVQTQAAVDLKKMGLQIVSFTIKDVQDENGYLEALGKPRIAEVKRDAQIAEANAMRDARIQKASAERESQSAELLSETQIAESTKEKELKVAAYKRDQDTAKAEADMAYKLQGAKSEQQVKQEEMQIQLVEKNKQIEIDEKEVLRKQRQYEADISKKAEAERYATEQKAEADKVTRVKNAEAEAAQIRLDGEAEADAIRQKGLAEAEAKEKLADAMEKYGEAAILEMIINMLPEFAGKIAEPVRSIDKVTVVDNGKGDSDGATRMSSYVTQLMSQLPETLKDVSGVDLKGMLDNVASNNETKIKDSLAGAKKEKPEVTDGE, encoded by the coding sequence ATGGATTTTTTGATTGTTATTGGTGTCGTGGTTGCGGTTATCCTAGCATTTGCGATTCTATTTGCAGCTCGCTATAAAACCGTAGGCGCAGATGATGCTATGATCGTAACAGGTAGTTTCTTAGGGAGCAAGAATGTACACAGGACGGATGATGGAGGCGGTATTAAGATCGTCCGTGGTGGCGGTGCTTTTATCCTGCCGATTTTCCAACAAAAAGAAAACATCAGTTTGCGCTCCCATAGTTTAGATATCTCTACTCCGAATGTTTACACTGAGAATGGTGTACCAGTAATGGCTGATGGAACTGCGATTATCAAGGTACAAAGTACAACGGAAGGAATTGCGACAGCTGGGGAGCAATTCTTAGGAAAGGACAATTCCGAACTTCGAAAAGAAGCACAAGAAGTGTTGGAAGGTCATTTGCGAGCGATTTTAGGAACGATGACAGTAGAAGAGATCTACAAAAATCGTGAACGATTCGCACAAGAAGTCCAAACCCAAGCGGCCGTGGATTTAAAGAAAATGGGGCTGCAAATTGTCTCGTTTACCATTAAAGATGTGCAAGACGAAAATGGCTATTTGGAAGCACTAGGGAAACCGCGTATTGCAGAAGTAAAAAGAGACGCCCAAATTGCCGAAGCGAACGCAATGAGAGATGCACGTATTCAAAAAGCTTCAGCAGAGCGTGAAAGTCAAAGTGCAGAATTGTTAAGTGAAACCCAAATTGCAGAGTCAACGAAAGAGAAAGAATTGAAAGTAGCGGCTTATAAGCGTGATCAAGATACTGCCAAGGCAGAAGCAGATATGGCCTATAAATTACAGGGTGCTAAATCAGAACAACAAGTTAAACAAGAAGAGATGCAAATCCAGCTTGTGGAGAAAAATAAACAAATTGAAATTGACGAAAAAGAAGTACTTCGTAAGCAACGTCAATATGAAGCGGATATCTCCAAAAAGGCAGAGGCGGAGCGTTATGCAACGGAACAAAAAGCGGAAGCTGATAAAGTTACTCGTGTTAAAAATGCCGAGGCAGAAGCTGCACAAATTCGCTTAGACGGGGAAGCAGAAGCAGATGCTATTCGTCAAAAAGGTTTAGCAGAAGCAGAAGCGAAAGAAAAACTTGCCGATGCGATGGAGAAATATGGCGAAGCGGCGATCCTCGAAATGATTATCAACATGCTTCCTGAATTTGCTGGAAAAATTGCTGAACCAGTTCGTTCTATTGACAAGGTTACGGTTGTTGATAATGGGAAAGGCGATAGCGATGGTGCTACTCGAATGAGTAGTTATGTAACGCAGTTGATGAGCCAATTACCAGAAACATTAAAGGATGTATCTGGTGTTGATTTAAAAGGGATGTTAGATAATGTGGCATCCAATAATGAAACAAAAATTAAAGATAGTTTAGCAGGAGCTAAAAAAGAAAAACCAGAAGTAACCGATGGAGAATAA
- a CDS encoding L,D-transpeptidase family protein, translated as MFHTVKPGETLTQISKDYRTPLSVIISANPAINPNVIYPGQSIVIPGFPQPHTISYQIDVSINNRWLRLLKDGVLQKQYPIAVGRILHGTPVGNFIIINKAPNPGGPFGTMWMSLSKEHYGIHGTNDPSSIGKAVSRGCIRMYNRDVEELASIVPIGTTVLIHP; from the coding sequence CTGTTTCATACTGTTAAACCTGGTGAAACACTGACTCAAATTTCAAAAGATTATCGTACACCACTATCGGTAATTATTAGTGCCAACCCGGCAATAAATCCAAATGTCATTTATCCTGGCCAATCCATTGTTATACCAGGATTTCCTCAACCTCATACAATTTCATATCAGATTGATGTATCAATTAACAATCGTTGGTTAAGGTTACTAAAAGATGGTGTACTACAGAAACAGTATCCCATTGCTGTTGGAAGAATACTACATGGGACACCAGTAGGAAATTTTATAATTATAAATAAAGCACCTAACCCTGGGGGGCCATTCGGTACAATGTGGATGAGTTTATCAAAAGAACACTATGGGATTCACGGAACGAATGATCCTAGTTCGATTGGTAAAGCTGTATCAAGAGGCTGTATTCGAATGTATAATAGAGATGTAGAGGAATTAGCAAGTATTGTGCCAATTGGAACAACGGTTTTAATTCATCCATAA
- a CDS encoding DUF1801 domain-containing protein produces the protein MSEAIIQAYLKDKEEKWHEPFTKLYHVIDENIPDGFTLEMQYGMPSFVVPLSTFPKGYHAQEGTPLPFISIAAQKKHIAVYHMGIYADEKLLDWFEKEYPNHMSTKLNMGKSCIRFTNPKKIPFELLGELSAKITVNEWIEMYKNRTE, from the coding sequence ATGTCAGAAGCTATCATTCAAGCATATTTAAAAGATAAAGAAGAAAAATGGCATGAACCGTTTACTAAACTCTATCATGTGATTGATGAGAACATTCCAGATGGTTTTACACTTGAAATGCAGTATGGGATGCCTTCGTTTGTTGTTCCATTGTCAACATTTCCTAAAGGGTACCATGCCCAAGAAGGCACACCTCTCCCTTTTATAAGTATTGCAGCACAAAAGAAGCATATCGCTGTCTATCATATGGGCATCTATGCTGATGAGAAATTGCTAGACTGGTTTGAAAAGGAATATCCTAATCACATGTCTACCAAATTAAATATGGGTAAGAGTTGTATTCGATTCACAAATCCTAAAAAAATCCCGTTTGAGTTGCTTGGTGAACTTTCCGCAAAAATAACAGTAAATGAATGGATCGAGATGTATAAAAATAGGACAGAGTGA